Within Pseudomonadota bacterium, the genomic segment GCGGATTGCCATCTTTCTCAAGGTCTGTGAAGCGGTGGCGCACGCGCACGACAATGGGATCTATCACCGCGACATCAAGCCCGGCAACATCATGATCGGAGATCTCGGCCAGGTGTTCCTCCTCGACTGGGGTCTGGCGCGGCGAGAGGATCCGACAGTGCGCGATCGCGCTGACTCTGCGAATTTCTTCAAGGGAACCCTTCTCTACGCTCCTCCTGAAGCTGTTGTCGGTGAGCCTTTCACGGCCCAGTCCGACCTCTACTCCCTGGGAGCCACTCTCTATGAGTGGCTTTCGCTTCGCCCGCTCTTTGAGGGCAAGGATGGTGGTGCCGTGTTGATGGCCGTGCTCGACGAAGAGCCCGTCAGTCCATACAACCACAGGCACCCGATTCAGGGCAGGGTACCCATCGAGATCTCTCGCATCATCATGGGAACGCTGGCGAAGAACAAGGCCAGACGTCCCGCTTCGGTGCACGCGTTCGCGGCTCGGCTACGTACCTGGCTCCAGGGTGAGGTCAAGCCGGAGTGCCCCTGCACGGTGGTCAAGTTCACGTTTGAGCACCTGATGGAGTGGGTGAACAACCGCCCGCTGCTCGCCCCTTTCCTCCTGTTGTGGCTGCTCTATCCGGCCATCGCCCTGTTGCAGGTGCTGCTCGACAGGCTGCTGTGGAACGTGCCCTGATGCGCGAAGCGCCGAGGGGTTGCTCGCGCGTGGGGGCGAGCGCGCAGCAGTATGGGAAGAGCGGGTCGGTCGTCAATTCGTCGCCCATACACGGAGCGGTGCTTGTGCTCGAGACGCGGGAACGTCTCTTGGGCTCGGGCAACGGCGTGATTTGAAAGCAAGGTTCGCCCTCGTGGCAGTGGTGGCGGTGCTCGCGGGGTGGTGGCTCTGGCCGACGGGCAAGCGCTATCCACCGGGGGTTCTTGTGCCCGCCGATCCGAAGATCACCCCCGTCACGGGGGCCTCGCCCTTCCCCTACCTCGCGCATGATCGCCGCTACGACCTCACGCCCCAGGCGTCATACACGCTGCAGGCACGGGTGCTGTCGGTCAACCTTGAGTA encodes:
- a CDS encoding serine/threonine protein kinase, with the translated sequence MGCERVDRSDVLNERYEPLGVLGEGGFAEVLRVRDQRLGREVALKRPLASSTSAADVEAFQKEARLTSMLEHPSIAPLYDSDVDASGLPFLCLRVVRGRTMAEIIERLNEGDAALFEAYPYRERIAIFLKVCEAVAHAHDNGIYHRDIKPGNIMIGDLGQVFLLDWGLARREDPTVRDRADSANFFKGTLLYAPPEAVVGEPFTAQSDLYSLGATLYEWLSLRPLFEGKDGGAVLMAVLDEEPVSPYNHRHPIQGRVPIEISRIIMGTLAKNKARRPASVHAFAARLRTWLQGEVKPECPCTVVKFTFEHLMEWVNNRPLLAPFLLLWLLYPAIALLQVLLDRLLWNVP